One Schlesneria paludicola DSM 18645 DNA segment encodes these proteins:
- a CDS encoding response regulator: protein MMGSGADSTYLHEGSAEPLRAARFRTLVGDQFRSIRALNGASKSETLQAVECPSEQVVVVKPIPVQILTAGVQLRLQHEQVAFQNLAPDWLAPLREIRRGRDCWYCIRNYIQGVSLQSRLRDAALSVSETLNVGRCLLLALRELHGRGGLHGNIKPSNLIVSPQGACDTATLVDGGLWDGGQLDKSATDGHLRGTLYFSPEQAGLIDRDLRETSDLYAVGLVLFECLAGRPPFEEDSAGLVLLQHMTADVPRLRGIRAELPRAIDDLIQRLLRKDPRDRYQSADAVLADLELIATALASGDRDPTLVLGLSDRRRTLTAPAFVSRRREMNELCTHLARVREGQGSLVLLEGKSGQGKTRLLTELAQRGIEDSFRIFRCQAQDQVGQKPLQLLGGIVQELLTVARGESGFVEALRTRLGHYADAVAAALPELAPVLGHAASPQLIPEAFGEARSIEALACFLEAIGSREKPALIILDDCQWADEMMVRLIARWNSLRQADPDDIHFVMLVVGVRSDQIESDDRLYKMQPTAHLRLSAFEPDEIQQLVESMAGRLPSDALDLVLRLSDGSPFMASAMLYGLVESGALVAENDGWRVEPLALSDLQSSSSAASFLLRRIELLHPNTVELLSIGALLGKEFELGIATALTRQTPHEVIAALEEARQRNLIWLRPSASHGVFVHDRIREALVGRLGTEMRCEVHARAAKYLRDNSPDQVFELAYHFDAAGDSESALAYALAAAEQARALHSLEVAEQQYRIAERGSQAADNQIKYRIAIGLGECLMLRGQYLNAAPQFEQAALLSEGPLAKAQATCKLGELAFKRGEMEAATHAFEQALRQLGRWVPRHSIVMLICFVWEAIVQALHTMFPRLLTSRSRAQPSEAELLGYRIFSRLAHGYWFTRSKTHVLWTHLRGMNLAEYYAPTLELAQSYSEHAPAMSLIPWYGRGLAYAKKSLAIRTELGDLWGQGQSLHYIGIILYTGSRYRECVERIREAVRLLERTGDFWEVHIARYQSAAALYRLGDLQSAVEQARRIHESGLELGDYQASGISLDIWARAAPGTVPLDRLQAELERVRPDAQGTAEVLLAQGVCLMSAGEHAQAAAAFDRALAVAGQAGVMNSYVAPNVAWLASALRHQAQSDQSHTPWKRHRLIRRAIVVSFRAVWLALRFRNDLPHALREAALVMAVRGVRWPIRRLLDLSLSVARRQDAAYEYAQTLSVRGQLGVELGWPKADDEIERAANLLCDFSLAAESAKPTDSNAQPVTISLVDRFDVVLHSGRKIASALSPETVFSEVRDAARRLLRGEHCDVIAVTPDDLSSQVRQAESPTPEVLLMQRALTAGHAVTHAEEGPQPRRKSNTVLDTSSSLCAPVFVRGAAVACLRVRHEHVSGLFGPDEERLADFITAIAGAALENADGFFQLQQLNSTLEQRVAERTAAAERRAQELILSNIELERTANELRRTEEKLREAKEAAENASQAKSQFLATMSHEIRTPMNGIIGMTDLTLMTRPTAQQTSYLRVVKQSADSLMRLLNDILDFSKIEAGRLELESIPFDLRETVSDAVRILSVKSAQTGLELNYQIAPDVPLLVGGDAGRLRQILVNLVGNAIKFTAEGEVFVDVWTEERRFDDVTLHFAIRDTGIGISEEQKDRIFASFSQADNSITRRFGGTGLGLSISSELVELMGGKIWVESELGHGSTFHFTARLTLPVEAAASEKSRIVFPPVPVLIVDDHPTSRSVLTDTLEQMGLQPQAVHNAETAYLMMRYAVMSQTPTQLVLIDAMMPGQDGWALAEQIRRDPDLSGCPILMLVPASHVYTEQQNEALRSNTWYFTKPAKVSELADAIQEALSVSSGNDGSLREEAVTTQQPMRILLVDDAPVNREVATGLLEMFGHHVQTATNGREAVELLESQAFDVVLMDLEMPEMDGMSAAIEIRKREQSKSVSTPIFAMTAHATNDIRDRCLEAGMDGYLTKPIQPDELMATLESLESSYCQISKI, encoded by the coding sequence ATGATGGGGTCCGGTGCGGATTCGACATACCTGCACGAAGGTTCGGCCGAGCCGCTTCGCGCTGCGCGTTTCCGTACACTTGTCGGCGATCAGTTTCGCTCGATCCGGGCTTTGAACGGCGCCTCAAAGTCGGAGACATTACAGGCGGTGGAATGCCCGTCCGAACAGGTGGTGGTCGTCAAACCGATCCCGGTCCAGATTCTGACGGCAGGTGTTCAACTTCGACTTCAACATGAGCAGGTCGCTTTTCAGAACCTTGCGCCTGATTGGCTGGCACCGCTTCGAGAGATTCGTCGAGGTCGAGATTGCTGGTACTGCATTCGCAATTACATTCAGGGTGTCTCTCTTCAATCGCGACTACGCGATGCCGCGCTCAGCGTTTCGGAAACGTTGAATGTGGGCCGATGCCTATTGCTGGCTCTTCGCGAACTGCATGGCCGAGGCGGCCTGCACGGAAACATTAAGCCTTCGAATCTGATTGTGAGTCCGCAAGGGGCCTGTGATACGGCCACTCTTGTCGATGGCGGATTGTGGGACGGGGGACAACTCGACAAGTCCGCGACGGACGGACACTTGAGGGGAACGCTCTACTTCTCGCCGGAACAGGCCGGACTCATTGATCGAGATCTCCGAGAAACGTCGGACCTGTACGCAGTGGGGTTGGTCCTGTTTGAGTGCCTTGCGGGACGGCCGCCATTTGAAGAGGACAGCGCGGGTCTTGTTCTGCTTCAGCATATGACCGCCGACGTGCCTCGACTTCGAGGCATACGTGCGGAATTGCCGCGCGCGATCGACGACCTCATTCAACGTCTGCTACGAAAAGATCCTCGCGATCGCTATCAATCCGCGGATGCGGTGCTTGCCGACCTGGAACTGATTGCCACCGCGCTGGCCTCGGGTGATCGCGATCCGACACTCGTCCTGGGACTGTCCGATCGTCGACGAACTTTGACGGCCCCAGCCTTTGTTTCGCGTCGCCGTGAAATGAATGAACTATGTACCCACCTGGCACGCGTTCGCGAGGGGCAGGGAAGTCTAGTCCTGCTTGAGGGGAAGTCGGGGCAAGGCAAAACGCGGCTACTAACGGAATTGGCACAACGCGGAATCGAGGATTCGTTTCGAATTTTTCGCTGTCAGGCACAAGACCAGGTCGGACAGAAGCCGCTCCAATTGCTGGGGGGGATTGTTCAAGAACTCTTGACCGTCGCGCGTGGGGAAAGTGGATTCGTCGAAGCCCTGCGCACGCGATTGGGGCACTATGCCGATGCCGTTGCCGCGGCATTACCTGAATTGGCGCCTGTTCTGGGACATGCCGCGTCGCCCCAGTTGATTCCCGAGGCCTTCGGCGAAGCACGCAGCATCGAGGCTCTGGCCTGTTTTCTGGAAGCTATCGGATCACGAGAGAAGCCGGCACTGATTATCCTGGATGATTGTCAGTGGGCGGATGAAATGATGGTTCGTCTGATCGCCCGTTGGAATTCTTTGAGGCAAGCCGATCCCGACGACATCCATTTCGTCATGCTGGTGGTGGGAGTTCGCTCGGACCAAATCGAATCCGACGATCGCCTCTATAAGATGCAGCCGACGGCGCACCTGCGACTTTCGGCGTTTGAACCCGATGAAATTCAGCAACTCGTGGAATCGATGGCGGGGCGGCTTCCCTCCGATGCCTTGGACCTCGTCCTGCGGCTCTCGGACGGAAGTCCTTTCATGGCGTCCGCCATGCTTTACGGCCTGGTCGAATCCGGCGCTCTTGTCGCGGAAAATGATGGATGGCGCGTCGAGCCATTGGCCCTTTCTGATCTGCAGTCTTCAAGTTCCGCCGCGTCGTTCCTCCTGCGGCGGATTGAGTTACTCCATCCCAATACGGTTGAGCTGTTGTCGATCGGTGCCTTGCTGGGGAAGGAGTTTGAGCTCGGCATTGCCACGGCTCTCACGCGTCAAACGCCGCACGAAGTGATTGCGGCCCTCGAAGAAGCCCGCCAGCGAAATCTGATTTGGCTGCGACCATCGGCGTCCCACGGCGTATTCGTACATGACCGAATTCGCGAGGCGCTTGTCGGACGTCTTGGCACCGAAATGAGATGCGAGGTCCATGCTCGCGCAGCGAAGTATCTGCGCGACAATTCCCCCGATCAGGTCTTTGAGCTGGCCTACCATTTCGATGCCGCAGGAGACAGCGAGAGCGCGTTGGCATATGCGCTCGCGGCAGCGGAACAAGCCCGTGCGTTACATTCGCTCGAAGTCGCCGAGCAACAGTACAGGATTGCCGAACGCGGTTCGCAAGCGGCAGATAATCAAATCAAGTACCGCATTGCGATCGGACTTGGTGAATGCCTGATGCTTCGCGGTCAGTATCTGAACGCTGCACCACAGTTTGAACAAGCCGCGCTGTTGTCCGAAGGGCCGCTGGCGAAGGCGCAAGCCACCTGCAAGTTGGGCGAGCTGGCATTCAAACGGGGCGAAATGGAGGCTGCGACCCATGCGTTTGAACAAGCCCTGCGTCAGCTTGGGCGGTGGGTTCCTCGTCACTCAATTGTCATGCTGATCTGCTTCGTTTGGGAGGCGATCGTGCAGGCGCTGCATACGATGTTCCCGCGGCTGTTAACGTCGCGCAGCAGGGCCCAACCGTCGGAAGCCGAGCTACTTGGATACCGCATCTTCAGCCGTCTGGCTCACGGATACTGGTTCACACGCAGCAAAACGCATGTGCTCTGGACGCACCTGCGCGGAATGAATTTGGCCGAATACTACGCACCGACGCTCGAACTGGCACAGTCCTATTCCGAGCACGCACCAGCGATGAGTCTCATTCCGTGGTATGGGCGTGGACTTGCGTATGCCAAGAAGTCTCTCGCCATCCGCACGGAACTCGGCGATCTGTGGGGACAAGGGCAGTCACTGCATTATATTGGAATCATTCTTTACACCGGGTCCCGCTATCGCGAGTGCGTGGAACGAATCCGCGAAGCCGTCCGCCTGCTGGAACGAACGGGCGATTTCTGGGAAGTGCATATTGCTCGGTATCAAAGTGCCGCCGCGCTCTACCGTCTGGGCGATCTGCAAAGCGCCGTCGAACAGGCGCGTCGAATTCATGAATCGGGGCTCGAACTTGGCGACTATCAGGCCTCGGGAATCAGTCTCGATATCTGGGCTCGCGCCGCGCCGGGCACGGTGCCTTTGGATCGACTTCAGGCTGAACTCGAACGCGTGCGCCCCGATGCGCAAGGGACCGCCGAGGTGTTACTGGCTCAGGGTGTCTGCTTGATGTCCGCAGGCGAACACGCTCAGGCGGCCGCTGCGTTCGATCGCGCCCTCGCTGTTGCAGGGCAGGCCGGCGTGATGAACTCCTATGTCGCTCCGAACGTGGCGTGGTTGGCAAGCGCGTTGCGCCACCAGGCCCAATCAGATCAAAGTCACACGCCCTGGAAGCGTCATCGGCTGATTCGCCGTGCGATTGTCGTTTCGTTCCGTGCCGTCTGGCTGGCTCTGAGATTCCGCAACGATCTGCCACATGCGCTGCGCGAAGCCGCACTGGTGATGGCGGTACGCGGAGTTCGCTGGCCGATTCGCCGACTTCTCGACCTCAGTCTTTCCGTCGCCCGACGACAGGACGCCGCCTATGAATATGCGCAGACATTGAGTGTCCGTGGTCAGCTTGGAGTAGAACTCGGATGGCCCAAAGCCGACGACGAAATTGAGCGGGCCGCAAATCTGCTCTGCGACTTTAGTCTTGCCGCTGAAAGTGCCAAACCAACTGATAGTAATGCTCAACCCGTCACAATCTCGCTTGTGGATCGATTTGACGTCGTGCTGCACTCCGGGCGAAAAATTGCCTCAGCCCTCTCTCCAGAAACGGTGTTTTCTGAGGTGCGTGACGCCGCGCGTCGATTGCTGCGAGGTGAACACTGCGATGTGATTGCCGTCACGCCAGACGATCTTTCCAGCCAGGTTCGACAGGCCGAGTCGCCGACGCCCGAGGTGCTTCTGATGCAGCGCGCCCTCACGGCGGGACACGCCGTGACCCACGCGGAAGAAGGACCGCAGCCGCGCCGCAAGAGCAATACTGTCCTCGACACCAGTTCGTCATTGTGCGCTCCCGTGTTTGTACGCGGAGCCGCCGTCGCATGCCTGAGAGTCAGGCATGAGCATGTTTCAGGGTTATTTGGGCCCGACGAAGAGCGGCTGGCCGATTTTATCACTGCCATTGCCGGTGCTGCTCTTGAGAATGCCGATGGCTTTTTCCAACTGCAACAACTCAACAGCACACTCGAACAGCGCGTGGCCGAACGAACGGCCGCAGCCGAACGACGTGCTCAAGAGTTGATTCTTTCGAATATCGAATTGGAACGCACCGCGAATGAGTTGCGTCGCACGGAAGAAAAACTGCGCGAGGCGAAGGAAGCGGCCGAAAACGCCAGCCAGGCCAAGAGCCAGTTCCTGGCGACCATGAGTCACGAAATCAGGACGCCGATGAATGGGATCATTGGCATGACCGATCTCACGCTGATGACACGTCCGACTGCGCAGCAAACCAGTTACCTTCGTGTCGTCAAGCAGTCGGCGGATTCGCTGATGCGGTTGCTCAATGACATCTTGGACTTCTCCAAGATCGAAGCAGGAAGGCTGGAGTTGGAATCGATTCCATTCGATCTTCGAGAAACGGTCAGTGATGCCGTCCGTATTCTCTCGGTGAAGAGTGCACAGACGGGGCTGGAGCTGAACTATCAGATCGCTCCTGATGTGCCGTTGTTGGTGGGGGGGGACGCGGGACGCTTGCGACAGATCCTCGTGAATCTTGTTGGAAATGCGATCAAGTTTACGGCCGAAGGTGAAGTCTTCGTCGACGTTTGGACCGAAGAGCGACGGTTTGATGATGTCACGCTTCATTTTGCGATTCGCGATACGGGAATCGGAATCTCGGAAGAACAGAAAGACCGAATCTTTGCCTCCTTCAGTCAGGCTGACAATTCCATCACGCGGCGTTTCGGTGGGACAGGATTGGGACTGTCGATTTCGTCTGAACTTGTGGAATTGATGGGCGGGAAAATCTGGGTCGAGAGCGAACTGGGGCATGGCAGTACTTTCCACTTTACTGCTCGTCTGACGTTGCCTGTCGAAGCCGCTGCTTCCGAAAAGTCGCGAATCGTCTTTCCGCCTGTTCCGGTGTTAATTGTCGACGACCATCCCACCAGTCGCAGTGTTCTCACTGATACGCTCGAGCAAATGGGACTGCAGCCTCAGGCCGTTCACAATGCAGAAACCGCGTATCTCATGATGCGTTATGCGGTGATGTCGCAGACACCTACGCAACTGGTCCTGATCGATGCCATGATGCCGGGACAAGACGGGTGGGCACTTGCTGAGCAGATTCGACGAGATCCCGATCTGTCCGGCTGCCCGATTCTGATGCTCGTTCCCGCCAGCCACGTCTACACCGAACAACAGAACGAGGCCTTACGTTCGAACACGTGGTACTTCACGAAGCCTGCCAAGGTCTCTGAGTTGGCAGACGCCATTCAAGAGGCACTCAGTGTTTCGAGCGGCAATGATGGGTCTCTACGTGAAGAGGCGGTCACGACGCAGCAACCGATGCGAATCCTGCTTGTCGATGACGCACCGGTGAATCGAGAAGTCGCCACGGGCCTTCTTGAGATGTTTGGACACCACGTTCAGACCGCGACGAATGGCCGTGAAGCGGTTGAGTTGCTGGAATCGCAGGCGTTTGACGTTGTGCTCATGGATCTGGAAATGCCAGAAATGGACGGAATGTCTGCGGCCATCGAGATTCGAAAACGGGAACAAAGTAAATCTGTCTCGACCCCGATCTTCGCGATGACGGCGCATGCCACGAACGATATTCGCGACCGTTGTCTTGAAGCCGGGATGGATGGTTACCTGACCAAACCCATTCAACCGGACGAACTGATGGCAACGCTGGAGTCGCTCGAATCGAGCTATTGCCAGATCAGCAAAATCTAA
- a CDS encoding efflux RND transporter permease subunit, with the protein MNPINFALRRPKTVTVALITIVLIGLSVIRPKSIDSWLSQQGIDLPLKRMAVDVFPALNLPVIYVCQPYGGMDPAQMEGLLTNYYEYHFLYINGIHHVESRNIQGMALMKLIFHPGTNMAQAMAETINYVNRSRAFMPPGTVPPFVMRFDTGSVPVGYLVLSSGTKTIAEIQDQALFKVRPMFSSLPGVSAPPPFGGSARTIVIRANPDRLRAYGLSPDDVIGALTNGNAISPSGNLHLGDFYPTVPTNGMVRDIRELGQIPLKTGDHTVYLRDIGSIEDAADISTGYALVNGRRAVYILATKRADASTMSVIDEIKRALPKMQKELPEDIKVSFEFDQSPYVTRAIQSLATEGTLGALLTGLMVLIFLRDWRSALVVVLNIPLAILAAIVGLWMTGQTVNLMTLGGLALAVGILVDEATVEMENIHSQLGATRSVALAVWRGNSQTAVPRLLAMLSILAVFVPTFFMVGAPRELFAPLALAVGFSMIASYLLSSTFVPIMSVWLLRSHPEIGASEHETQESRIVRRYRSLIEAVVAFRWLVVPAYLLVCGVALWLIGPCMGVEIFPTIDAGEFRLRVRAPDGTHIDQTEQITLRVLEIVRKTIGAENVDLTLGYVGTVPASFPINAVYQFSRGPEEAILRIALKHNRIRTEPMKDALRVALKQALPDVRFSFEPADIVSEVMSFGSPTPIEIAIRGGSLAENRDFATTVQAALAEIPELRDIQIAQALDYPTVDVKIDREKAGRAGANMTQIGRSVVAATSSSRFVVPNYWPDPKTGIGYQVQVEIPQKAMKTLDDLGTVPVLNHPTNALLLRDVAQLSQGSAPGEFDRYNMKRELSLTANIADADLGRVSPKIVSCLDRLVREDNAAKDRLQQSGAKPGRVSYELRGQIPPLRQMLSGLGVGLVLSLLAIFLLLSANFQSFRLSFVAISSTPAVLCGVAVTLWLTGSTLNIQSFIGTIMGLGVAMANAILVVSFSEQRRCEGQSAMEAASHGAAARLRPIVMTSCAMLAGMLPMALGFGEAGQQTAPLGRAVMGGLAAATLVTLFVLPAVFAVVQARRSVSSVSLHPFDSSSSQFQNEQAAPPT; encoded by the coding sequence ATGAATCCGATCAATTTCGCTCTCCGACGTCCCAAGACGGTGACCGTGGCATTGATCACGATCGTATTGATCGGCCTGAGCGTCATTCGGCCCAAGTCGATCGATTCCTGGTTGTCGCAGCAGGGGATTGACCTGCCACTCAAGCGAATGGCTGTCGACGTCTTTCCCGCGTTGAATCTGCCCGTCATCTATGTTTGCCAGCCGTATGGCGGGATGGACCCGGCGCAGATGGAAGGGTTGCTCACGAACTATTACGAGTACCACTTCCTCTACATCAATGGAATTCATCACGTCGAAAGTCGCAACATCCAGGGCATGGCTCTGATGAAGCTGATTTTCCATCCCGGTACGAATATGGCACAGGCGATGGCCGAAACCATCAACTATGTGAACCGCTCACGTGCGTTCATGCCGCCCGGAACCGTGCCGCCGTTTGTAATGCGATTTGACACTGGAAGCGTACCCGTGGGATATCTCGTCTTGTCGAGCGGTACCAAGACGATTGCCGAGATTCAGGATCAGGCCTTGTTCAAAGTCCGGCCAATGTTCTCGTCATTGCCTGGAGTTTCCGCACCGCCACCGTTCGGGGGATCGGCACGGACGATTGTGATCCGAGCGAATCCGGATCGACTGCGTGCTTATGGATTGTCGCCCGATGACGTCATTGGTGCATTGACGAACGGAAATGCAATCAGTCCTTCCGGCAACCTGCATCTCGGCGATTTCTATCCAACCGTTCCCACGAACGGGATGGTCCGCGATATTCGTGAACTGGGGCAAATTCCCCTGAAGACCGGGGATCACACGGTTTACCTGCGCGACATCGGTTCGATCGAAGACGCCGCTGATATCAGTACCGGCTATGCCTTGGTGAATGGCCGACGTGCCGTTTACATCCTCGCCACGAAGCGAGCTGATGCGTCAACGATGAGCGTTATTGATGAGATCAAACGCGCCTTGCCCAAGATGCAGAAAGAGCTGCCCGAGGACATCAAAGTCTCGTTTGAGTTTGATCAGTCGCCCTATGTCACGCGCGCCATTCAAAGTTTGGCGACAGAAGGAACGCTCGGGGCTCTCTTGACGGGATTGATGGTATTGATCTTTCTTCGTGACTGGCGAAGCGCTCTCGTCGTTGTGCTGAACATTCCGCTGGCAATTCTGGCGGCGATCGTGGGGTTGTGGATGACCGGTCAGACGGTGAATCTCATGACCCTCGGTGGTTTGGCTTTGGCCGTTGGAATTCTCGTCGATGAGGCGACGGTCGAGATGGAAAATATTCATTCCCAACTTGGGGCGACACGTTCCGTGGCACTCGCCGTTTGGCGAGGCAATTCACAAACCGCGGTGCCGCGATTGCTGGCCATGTTGTCGATCTTGGCGGTGTTCGTGCCCACGTTCTTCATGGTCGGAGCCCCGCGCGAACTATTTGCTCCGCTGGCTCTCGCCGTCGGTTTCTCGATGATCGCCTCCTATCTTCTTTCGAGTACCTTTGTGCCGATCATGTCCGTCTGGTTGTTGAGGTCGCATCCCGAGATTGGGGCCAGTGAACATGAAACGCAGGAATCGCGCATCGTCAGAAGGTACCGGAGCCTGATCGAAGCGGTGGTGGCATTCCGGTGGCTGGTTGTCCCGGCATATCTGCTGGTCTGTGGAGTCGCACTCTGGCTGATTGGTCCGTGTATGGGAGTCGAGATCTTCCCCACGATCGACGCAGGAGAGTTTCGGCTGCGCGTCCGGGCACCGGATGGCACGCATATTGACCAGACGGAACAAATCACGTTGCGTGTTCTGGAAATCGTGCGAAAGACAATCGGGGCCGAGAACGTCGACCTGACGCTGGGCTACGTCGGAACGGTGCCCGCTTCCTTTCCGATCAATGCGGTCTACCAATTCTCGCGTGGACCCGAAGAAGCGATCCTGCGGATTGCACTCAAGCACAATCGGATTCGTACAGAACCCATGAAAGACGCGTTGCGGGTGGCGCTCAAACAGGCGTTGCCAGACGTCCGGTTCTCGTTTGAGCCGGCCGACATTGTCAGTGAAGTGATGAGCTTTGGTTCGCCAACCCCGATTGAAATTGCCATTCGCGGCGGCTCGCTCGCCGAAAATCGCGACTTTGCCACGACCGTTCAGGCCGCACTCGCCGAGATTCCGGAACTGCGCGATATCCAGATTGCCCAGGCGTTGGACTATCCCACCGTCGATGTCAAAATCGACCGCGAGAAGGCCGGACGTGCAGGAGCCAACATGACCCAGATTGGACGATCGGTCGTCGCCGCCACGTCGTCCAGCCGATTCGTTGTCCCCAATTATTGGCCTGATCCGAAGACAGGGATTGGATACCAGGTACAGGTTGAGATTCCCCAAAAAGCGATGAAGACCCTCGACGATCTCGGAACGGTTCCTGTCTTGAATCACCCCACAAATGCCCTGTTGCTACGGGACGTTGCGCAGCTCAGCCAGGGTTCTGCTCCCGGAGAATTTGACCGCTACAACATGAAACGTGAACTGTCATTGACTGCGAACATCGCGGACGCGGATTTGGGACGCGTTTCGCCGAAGATCGTGAGCTGTCTCGACCGTCTCGTACGTGAAGACAACGCGGCCAAGGACAGGCTGCAGCAGTCGGGAGCAAAACCAGGACGCGTGAGCTACGAGCTGCGCGGACAGATTCCTCCATTGCGTCAGATGCTCAGTGGGCTTGGGGTGGGGCTGGTCCTTTCATTGCTGGCGATTTTCCTCTTGCTGTCGGCCAATTTTCAGTCCTTTCGCTTGTCATTCGTCGCCATCTCGTCCACGCCTGCCGTTCTCTGCGGTGTCGCTGTGACACTGTGGCTGACGGGTTCAACTCTGAACATCCAATCGTTCATTGGAACGATCATGGGACTGGGTGTCGCGATGGCCAATGCCATTCTGGTCGTCAGTTTTTCCGAACAGCGTCGATGTGAGGGGCAATCCGCGATGGAGGCCGCTTCGCACGGTGCCGCGGCTCGCTTGCGGCCGATCGTCATGACCAGTTGCGCCATGCTTGCGGGAATGCTGCCGATGGCGCTGGGGTTTGGTGAAGCGGGTCAGCAAACCGCGCCGCTTGGTCGAGCCGTGATGGGGGGGCTCGCGGCCGCAACTTTGGTCACACTCTTTGTTTTGCCCGCCGTCTTCGCAGTCGTCCAGGCGCGTCGTTCGGTGTCGTCGGTTTCACTGCATCCGTTTGACTCATCCAGTTCCCAATTCCAGAACGAGCAAGCCGCTCCCCCAACGTGA
- a CDS encoding OmpP1/FadL family transporter, translated as MLFCCLVAFGNVDFVRAQYGAQMTSVGAINRSMGGTSTAAPLDTLGAFLWNPATITALPNSADMSVELMLPHSKLSSSVAPGAFGPGTPPIGFSGSDNSNSGVFPLPNLGLVYQPEGVLDYAGHEMPVSFGLGVLTVGGFGSNFPGSNSNPILMQPPLGVGPIFAQYVLTQIVPTVALQVTEKLSVGISPMIDLANLSVDPGILSAPDPSGGGAVYPPATHGTYQWGAGVQGGVYYKTDNCWQFGASLKSPQWFNAFQFNSRDPAGAPRDIKALVNAPMIASVGTAYTGFERWLLALDLRYLDYANTAPFAASGVSPNGAVNGLGWNSIFAVSTGAQYQLSEMFSLRGGYSFNTNPISNDNTFVNVATPLDIQHGIYFGGSANVTPRLKISLAYAHFFANTISGAWVSPLGPIPGTNVTATSSADSVIASASFLF; from the coding sequence ATGCTCTTCTGTTGCCTGGTTGCGTTCGGTAACGTCGATTTCGTCAGGGCCCAGTACGGCGCTCAGATGACAAGCGTTGGGGCCATCAATCGATCGATGGGAGGCACATCGACGGCGGCTCCACTCGATACTCTGGGGGCGTTCCTTTGGAACCCGGCCACCATTACGGCCCTGCCCAATTCGGCGGATATGTCCGTCGAATTGATGTTGCCACATTCGAAGCTGTCGTCATCGGTTGCTCCAGGGGCGTTCGGTCCGGGAACGCCACCAATTGGTTTTTCGGGCTCGGACAACAGCAACAGCGGCGTTTTTCCGCTGCCCAATTTGGGGCTCGTCTACCAACCCGAGGGTGTGTTGGATTACGCGGGACATGAAATGCCGGTCTCGTTCGGACTCGGCGTTTTGACGGTTGGTGGATTTGGCAGCAATTTTCCCGGCAGCAACTCGAATCCGATTCTGATGCAGCCGCCGCTCGGAGTGGGGCCGATTTTCGCCCAGTACGTTCTCACGCAGATTGTGCCGACCGTTGCACTTCAAGTGACCGAGAAGCTGTCGGTTGGAATCTCGCCAATGATCGATTTGGCCAATCTGAGTGTCGATCCCGGAATTCTTTCGGCTCCTGATCCATCGGGAGGCGGTGCGGTTTACCCTCCCGCCACGCATGGAACGTATCAATGGGGAGCCGGGGTTCAAGGGGGTGTTTACTACAAAACAGACAACTGCTGGCAGTTTGGTGCGTCGCTGAAAAGCCCCCAATGGTTCAACGCGTTTCAGTTCAACTCGCGCGATCCCGCAGGTGCACCTCGTGACATCAAAGCACTCGTCAATGCACCGATGATTGCCTCGGTCGGTACCGCCTACACCGGCTTTGAACGGTGGTTGCTGGCTCTCGACCTGCGTTACCTTGACTATGCGAATACCGCTCCGTTTGCCGCATCGGGAGTATCGCCAAATGGTGCGGTCAATGGATTGGGGTGGAACAGCATTTTTGCCGTTTCAACCGGGGCACAGTACCAGCTTTCTGAGATGTTCTCCTTGCGGGGCGGCTATTCGTTCAATACGAACCCGATCAGCAACGACAATACGTTCGTCAACGTGGCGACGCCGCTCGATATCCAACACGGCATCTACTTCGGTGGCTCGGCGAACGTGACTCCGCGTCTCAAGATCTCGTTGGCTTACGCACACTTCTTCGCGAATACGATCAGCGGCGCCTGGGTCAGTCCACTCGGTCCGATCCCTGGAACCAATGTCACCGCGACCAGTTCCGCAGACTCCGTCATTGCGAGCGCCAGCTTCCTGTTCTGA